The Triticum dicoccoides isolate Atlit2015 ecotype Zavitan unplaced genomic scaffold, WEW_v2.0 scaffold195362, whole genome shotgun sequence genomic interval TTTTGGGTGACGAGTACAAGCGTTTCAAAGGCGTGCGTGGTGAGATCAAATCGCTCTCTAGCGAACTCACCGCCATGGAAGCGTTTCTTCTGAAGATGTCAGAGGAGGAGGATCCTGATGTTCAGGATAAGGTGTGGATGAATGAGGTCCGGGAGCTCTCCTATGACATGGAGGACTCCATTGATGACTTCATGCAAAGTGTCGGCAGCGAAGATACAAAGCCAGATGGCTTCTTGGAGAAGATGAAGAACTCATTGGGAAAGATGGGGAAGATGAAGGCTCGTCGGCGAATAGGCAACGAGATAGGAGATCTGAAGAAGCAAATCATCGAGGTGGCGGAGAGGAATGCAAGGTACAAGGCCCATGAGGCCTTCTCCAAGGCCAAGAATACAACCAttgatcctagagctcttgctatCTTTCAGCATGCCTC includes:
- the LOC119344958 gene encoding disease resistance protein PIK6-NP-like — its product is GDEYKRFKGVRGEIKSLSSELTAMEAFLLKMSEEEDPDVQDKVWMNEVRELSYDMEDSIDDFMQSVGSEDTKPDGFLEKMKNSLGKMGKMKARRRIGNEIGDLKKQIIEVAERNARYKAHEAFSKAKNTTIDPRALAIFQHASELVGIDEPKAELIKLLTQGVSTQEKIKLVSIVGSGGMGKTTLANQVYEDLKGEFQCQAFISVSRNPEMMNIMRTIFSEVSGKDYANTEA